The genomic segment CTCCAGTGAGCACGCTTCCCCCGACGGCACCCCATGGATTTACGGCATCAGGCCTGACTGCACAGCCCTGGATTATGGAAGGCTACGCACCAGCAGGCGGCTTACGCTCTACCAGCACCGACATGGCGAAGTTCGCGCAGTTGATTGCATCTCACGCCACATCTGCCGCTGTCAGTTTCGCTAGCCAAGACAGTCCGCTGAGTAGTGACAGGTCTTCCGACTCCCCGCGGGCCCCATTGGGATGGATGCAGGATGCGGACGGCCTGTGGTGGCATAACGGCGGCACCGGCGGTTACTCCACCATCCTCATCATCGATCCACGCACTGGGGACAGTGCATTCGTCGCAGGGAACACCGCTACCGGAGTCGACGATCTGGGCGCTGTCCTGTTGCGGGAAGGACGGTAGACGACTGTGAACACCTACACCGATATTCTCCCGTGGCTCATCCTCGCCTTCATCGTTGGTGACCTAAGTGTTTCCAGCTGGTTTCTGTACTCCAAAAACCTGCGAGGCAAACACCTCACCACAGTCGCCAGACCACAACTGCGTCCAGGTCGCGCCGCGGTACGTGGACTAATCGCCTTGTTCAATGTGGCCTTCGCAGTTTTCGTGCTGCGGGGAAGCCTCATTCCTTGGAACAGCGTTATTCCCGTAGAGCTGTGGTGGGCCGTGTGCATTCTAATTTTCCTCTATAGCTTTCTCACGACGCTGGTGATCGTGACGTCAATGAAGAAAACTGGGATCCCGCGGCAAGAGAGCGCAAGCCCAGACCGTAGCTGACTCACGCCGCGCGATACGTCCTGTTCAGCGACCACACCCCACAAGCGTGCAGCGCGCTGTCCTACACTTGCTCCCATGAAACTCGTGCTGGGATCCTCCTCCCCCTCCCGCAAAGGCTTGCTGCGTGCCGGCGGCATTGACCCGCTCATCCACGCCCCCAATGTCGACGAAGAAGCGGTGCTTGCTTGCCACACCGGAGCCAGCGCCAAGGACGCGGTGCTCGCCCTAGCCGAGGCGAAGGCGCAGGCGGTGGCCCCGCTCTACCCGGAGGATGTGGTGGTGGCGTGCGATTCCATGCTGCTACTGGACGGCAAGTTGCAGGGAAAGCCGAAGACGGTCGACAGAGCCGTCGAACGCTGGCGCCAGCAGCGCGGAAAGACAGCTGAGCTGCTGACAGGGCACTGCGTTGTGCTGCCGGAGACTGCACAACCCAGCGGTGGCGATTCCATAGGCACCGAACGAGTGCACCACGTGGAGTGCGTGCGGACCCTGATCCGCTTTGGCAGCCCGAGCGATGCGGATATTCGCGCCTATGCTGAGGGCGGTGAGCCTTTGTTCTGTGCTGGGGCCTTCACCTTAGAGGCCCAGGGGGCGTGGTTTATCGACTCGATCGAGGGCGATCCCTCCAGCGTGATTGGCCTGAGCCTGCCGCTGGTGCGCCGTGTTCTCGCCGAGTACGGGGTGGATATTTCTTCCCTATGGAACCGTGGGGATCACGCGCACAACTAAACTCCCCTCAGCAGCAGGAAATGGCTAGTGTGGGGCGCATGGCTATTAACAATCTCATGGCACCGCAGCCCGTTCACCTGCCCGCTGACCCCGCAGCCGAGCGCTTTGGCGCCCAGCCTCAGGTCAGCTCCGCAGGGCTGAGCGTAGATTCCGCCGCCGTCGAGGCCGCCCACGAGGCGGTCCGGGAGTACCCGAGCAGCTCGCTGGCGTGGTCCATTCTCGCTATCGATGCCCTCGACCGCGGGGCCGATGTGGCGGCCTATGCCTACGCCCGTACCGGCTACCACCGCGGGCTGGATGCCCTGCGCGGCTCCGGCTGGAAGGGCTTTGGCCCGGTACCCCACTCCCACGAGCCCAATCGCGGCGTGCTCTATGCCATCGCCGCCTTGGCGCTGGCCGCCCAGCGCATCGGCGAAACAGACGAGTACGAGCGCTGCGCGGCGCTGTTGGAGGACTGCGACCATGAGGCCGCAGCCTCACTTATCGTTTAAGATCGCGCATTCTTAGCTAGCGCCTCGGTGGTGGCAGCAAGCAGCGTAGGGATGTCGTCACGGTCGGTGATGACCTCGACCAAGGCCAGCTTTTCGCTGGCCTTTTCTGCGTCCTGCAGGGCGCGCTTGAGCTCGCCGGCGGTGGCCGCGCGGCTGACCTGGGTGGTCGATTCATCGCCGCCGAAGGCCGCGGGAATCAGTTCCCAGTGGGTGGTGGGGATGTCGTTGTAGTACTGGTCGGCGCCGTGGATGGCGCGTTCGACGGTGTAGCCGGAGTTGTTGATCACCAGCACGATGGGGTTGAGGCCCTCACGCACCATGGTGGCCACCTCTTGGATGGTCAGCAGTGCGGAGCCGTCTCCCACCAGCAGGACCGGACGGCGGCTGCGATCAGCAAGCCCGGCACCGAGGGCTGCGGGCACGGAGTAGCCGATGGAGCCCCACAGGGGCTGGCCGATGAACATGGAGCCAGCTGGCATATGCCGATCGGCCATGCCGAAGAAGCTGGTGCCTTGGTCGGCGATCACAATGGAGTCCGTGGGCAGCCACTCCGAGGCGATAGTCCACAGATCGTTTTGTTCCAGCGGGGCGTCGTCCGCGGCGCGCTGCTTCTCTGGGGCAGAGAACTCCCCCAGTGGGTAGGCCTGGGCGGATCCCTCTTCGCCGAGTACCTCGGTGAGGGCATCCATGGCGTCCACGATGTGGATGGGGGCGAAGGCGCGGCCACCGACCGAGGCCTGTTGGGCCTCGACCTCGATGATGCGCGCATCGTCGAGATTCGTAGAGAACCCTGCGGTGGTGTTGTCGGTGAACTCCACGCCTAAGGTGATCAGCCGCTCGGCGTTTTCCACTGCCCCCTTGGCTGCCGGCTTAGAAGCGGCACCGGCGTAGACACCGGCGAAGCGCGGGGAGCGCTCATCCACGAGGGTTTTGCCCCAAGCAAGGGTGGCATAGGGCAGGTCGGTGCTCTCGATCAGCTCTTTAAAGTGCTCCCAGCCGCCGAGGCGGTGCACCAGTAGGTCGGCGAGAATGGTGGTCTGTTTGCCGGCGAGGAACTCACGGGCGGCGTCTTTGAAGGCCTCCACCGCAGCGCGGGAGGACACAGCTGGGCGCTTCGCGGTGATCTCATCGTCTGGACGATAGATGGGGGCGCGGGCAACATCAGGGCTGAGCACAAGGTAGCCGGGGCGGCGCTCGGTGAGCATGGTGCGAATCACGCGGTCGATCTCTCCGGCGGCGTTGGCCGGGGTCAGCCAGGCCTGCGCGCACGTGACCTCGGCGGCCATGTCGAAGAAGTGGTTGAAGCGGCCGTCCCCGAGGGTGTGGTGGACCTTGCGGCCGCTGGCCTGCGTGGCGCGGGAGGGCGCGCCCACGATGTGCAGCACTGGGGCATATTCGGCGTAGGAGCCGGCGGTGGCGTTGATCGCAGACAGCTCGCCCACACCGAAGGTGGTGACCATGGCGGCAAAGCCGCGCACGCGGGCGTAGGCGTCGGCGCAGTAACCGGCGTTGAGTTCGTTGGTGTTGCCCACCCAGCGCAGACTGGGATGGGACAAGATGTTGTCCAGGAAGGGCAGGTTGAAGTCGCCGGGAACACCGAAGACATCGGTGGCGGGGGTTTCGGCCACGCGGTCGAAGAGATAGTCGGCAACGGTGTAGGTGCGCTCCGCCGCTGTGGGGGCGGTTGTCTGTTCAGCCATAGTGATGGAACTCCTCGTGTGATGGTCCAGCTCGATCCAGCACAGGCGGCCAGGGTGTGCCGCGGGGTAGTCCCCTGGATTCGAGCAATGGGTGATTCACGCCGAGGCGCGGCCGCCGGATCACGGTGCCGAGCCTCAAGCGTAGGGCCATGCTACGCCGCATCCGGCCACAGGCGCGGGGCGAAGCCGCCCCTCCACTGGGCATTCTCAAGGCTGAGCAGGAACATCTTTGCCAGCTCCTACAGGTGCATCATGCTTATCGACGCCACCTCGAAGCCTTCTCCCTTCGTGCCGCTTTACACGCGCGGCCACTCCTTCATCACGTCCTCGTGGTCGAGGCTGGTCCAACGGGCGTGCTGCGGTTCTTGGGTGCGCACTGCCGCCACGAGGGACTCCGCCACCCACACATCGCCAACGATCATCATTACGCTTTCCACCAGCCCAGTAAGGGTGCGCGGTTTAGTGGAAGCGGCCTGCTTGACCTTCTCGGTGCGGATGCGCCCGAGGGCGTTGTCCCGCTGGGCATCATCGACCACGAAGGAACGGATGGTATTCAGGGCGTCTACTTCTTGGGTGCCGTCTAAGCCGGCGGCGAGCACTGCCCGCACGAAGGCTTTTTCATCATCGCTCCCAGGCCGCAGCAGCACCATCAGCCGCCGCTGGTTGAGCTCCAGGGCTGCGATGCGCCGCTCAAGCGACTGCACATCAGTCATCAGTTTCTCTCCTTAAGTCACATGCGCCCACCGTCGGCGATGACGGGCGAGGGTGGGCTGATTATAAAACCGCCGCCTGTGCGCGCTACGAAGGCCCGGCCCCGATGAGATTCACCGGGACCGGGCCGAAGTACACGTCTGCTGGCTCAGTGGCCGCGCGGGGTCTTAGGCGTGCTTAGCTTCCACGCGCTTGATGGCTTCCTCGGCCACCATTTCCTGGATGCCCATGTCCAGCTCGGAGGTGAAGCCCACGCAGGAGCAGTTGATCTCACCGAGCACATAGGTGTCGCCGCCGTCGGTAGCGTCGTCAAGCATGAAATCAGCGGTCCAGATCAGCGGGATGTTGTCGCCGCCGAGCTTCTCGGCAATCACGGGACGCACATCGGCGAACATGTCGATGAGCTCCTGCCACTCCTCTGGCTTGTCGTAGGAGTACTTGGCGCCGGAGAAGAGGGTGGCGGAGAAGTTGTCACCGCCAGCGGCCGGCTTCTTGTGCACCACGAACACCGGGTGCGGGCCCACCAGCAGGATACGGATCTCGCCTTCGACGATGCGCGGCATGAAGCGCATATCGACGAGCATGCCGTTGTCGCCGATGATGTACTGATCGCAGAAGTCCATGAACTCGCCGAGCTCGCGCACCTCCGTGTGGTTGTCCACGGCCTCGGTGCACTTGAGCTTGGTGTCGAGCGGCAGCTCAGTACCCGGCTCGATAGAGGCGGACAGCTCCTTATCCTCCAGCTGCACGCGCCAAATGCCGGAGCCGGTGGAGCCGCGGTTCTGCTTGAGCACACGCTCGCCATAAGAAAGGGAGGACGGGAAGGTCTTGTGGAACTCCTCCACGTCGTAGTAGGCGTAGGTATCGTCCGGCACCAGGTCGGTGGAGGCGAGCTTGACCAGCGCATCCTTGGCGCCGTATGCCATCATCTCCTCTGGGGTGGACATGCCCACCAGGCCGGCCTCTTCAGAGAGCTTGGTCAACAGGTTGAAATAGCCCTTCTCGCCGCCGGGGATGTTGCCCGGGTTGACGCGGGAGATATAAGCGTCGAAGTTCTCGGACACGTAGTCAAACAGCTGCTCAGACCACTCAGGGCGGTAGTACACCACCTCGGCGTTCCAGCCCTTGTTCTTAATAGCGTCAACGATCGGCAAGGTGTCCTTGCGGTGACCGTTGAACTGCTTGTCGTTGCCGCCTTCAACCTCGAAAACGACGATGCCCTTCTTCATAAGCCTTAACTCTCCTTGTAGAGCGATTGTGTGTGGGGTGCAGTAGTGAAGCGAAAATAATGGCCGTATAGCCCACGACAGCTGCACTGGGGCGGCGCCGCATGCGCAGAACACACTCGGCACGGCCCCGTAGTAAATGGTCCCTAAGGCCCACTCACGGCAGTGCTCGGCCGCACGAGCGAACCAGCAATACTGCGCTCGCCGCGGATGTGCGATGGTAATTACCTGCACGATCGAGTGCGACTCTCTGGCACTGCCACGGTGCGGAGACTCGTAGAGAACGGGTGCTCAACAGCGAAAAAGCCTTGATAACCATTACTCAGTTAATTCTAAGGCAGCCCTGTTACTTTCGCGCCGCATGACCCTAAAGCGTAATGAATGCCACACTATGCGAGTGAGAGTGACGCTATAACTGGTGATAAAAGTAGAGTGGAAGCTTCTCAAGTGTGCGGGCCCTTATCCCGCTGCCACCGCCGCTGGCTCTGTGTCTGTGCGCCCAATGGTGGCGGGCGGCTTGCTCGTGGCGTCGTCACGCACAAGCCCATAAGGGCCGCGCACACCTATACGCCCAATGTGTGAGGAATGTGATTGCCCATGCCGATCCCCTTTGATCCCAACCCCGTGCTCGCGGACTATGCCCATCCGGAGAAGATCGTGTCGGCGTCGTGGCTGTCTGCTCGGCTCGGCACGCCGGGGCTGCGCGTCGTGGAATCCGACGAGGACACCCTCCTCTACGACATCGGCCACGTGCCGGGCGCTGTGCGCATCGATTGGCGCACCGAGCTCAACGATCCCCTCATCCGCGACTACATCACCGCCGAGCAGTTCGCGGAGCTGATGCGCTCCAAGGGAATCAGCAACGATGACACCGTGGTGATCTACGGCGACAAGTCCAATTGGTGGGCCGCCTACACCTTCTGGGTCTTCACCCTTTTCGGACATAAGGACGTTCGACTACTCAACGGCGGCCGCGACGCCTGGATGGCCGAGGAGCGCGACACCAGCTTCGTGGTTCCGGAATATCCGCGCACCAACTACGAGGTTCCCACGCGCGATGACGCCCCACACCGCAGCCTGGTGGCCGAGGTGCGAGAGAAGATCGGCGCCGCCACACTCATCGACGTCCGCGAGCCCGACGAGTACACCGGCGCAGCCTCCAACGCGGCCGGCTATCCCGCGGACACTGTCTCCCGCACCGGCCACATCCCGACCGCCATCAACGTGCCGTGGAACCGCGCCGTCTACGCAAACTCGCGTTTCCGTTCCCGTGAGGAGCTCGCCGAACTCTACGCCGACTACGATCCGGACGCCGACACCATCCTCTACTGCCGCCTCGGAGATCGCTCGGCACACAGCTGGTTCGTACTGACCTACCTGCTCGGATTCAGCAACGTGCGCAACTATGACGGCTCGTGGATCGAATGGGGCAACATGATCGGCATGCCCATCGTGCACGGAGATAAGCCCGGTACGCTTGACGACGCCACCTCCCGCCACTCCACCAGCTAGGCGCGTCATCTCACCTAGCGCTACTTTTGCCCACAAGACATTCCGGCTAGCATACGGTTAAGGCCCGCAGCCATACGCACCGAAGCTACAGCACCCTAGCGTTCGGCAGCGGGTCTACTACCACCGGTTATTGACCACCATCATGCACTCCCGAGCCCGCGGGAGCGACACAGAATCCCGGGGCCGCCATAGCCGCCAGTACGGCCTGAACGGTTTACCCAAATTTAGGTGTGAACGGTGGGGGTAATTACGAAATAACTGATCCAAGCCGCCTTTGCTTTGTTGTTAGGTGTGTAACAATGACAGGTAGCCCGAAGCTATCTTCACTGCGCACACCAGCGCATAGCGAGGATCGCACAGCAGAAACTTAAAGGTTTTCAAAACTCAGGAGGGGTTTTAGTGACCGTCGAACAAAAGAAGATCACCAAGGTGCTGGTTGCCAACCGTGGTGAGATCGCCGTCCGCGTTATCCGCGCTGCTCGCGATGCAGGAATCCCGAGCGTAGCGGTGTACGCCGAGCCCGACGCCGAGGCACCCTTTGTTGCCTTGGCCGATGAGGCTTTTGCCCTCGGCGGCTCCACTTCGGCAGAGTCCTACCTGGTCTTCGACAAGATCCTCTGCGCCGCCAAGAAGTCCGGCGCCAACGCCATTCACCCCGGCTATGGCTTTTTGTCCGAGAACGGCGACTTTGCCCAGGCTGTCATCGACGCCGGCCTGATCTGGATTGGCCCCTCCCCGCAGTCCATCAATGATCTCGGCGATAAGGTCACCGCTCGTCACATCGCGCTGCGCGCCGATGCTCCGATGGCCCCCGGCACCAAAGAGCCGGTGAAGGACGCCGATGAGGTTGTGGCCTTCGCTGAGGAGCACGGCCTGCCCATCGCTATTAAGGCTGCCTTCGGCGGTGGCGGCCGCGGTATGAAGGTGGCCTACAAGATGGAAGAGGTGGCCGACCTCTACGAGTCCGCCACCCGCGAGGCCACCGCAGCCTTCGGCCGTGGCGAGTGCTTCGTGGAGCGCTACCTAGATAAGGCCCGCCACGTGGAGTGCCAGGTGGTGGCCGATATGCACGGCAACGTAGTAGTTGCCGGTACCCGTGACTGCTCCCTGCAGCGCCGCTTCCAGAAGCTAGTGGAGGAGGCCCCGGCCCCCTTCCTCACCGATGATCAGCGCACCCAGCTGCACGAGTCCGCTAAGCGTATTTGTAAGGAGGCCGGCTACTACGGCGCCGGCACCGTGGAGTACCTGGTGGGCTCGGACGGACTCATCTCCTTCCTCGAGGTCAACACCCGTCTGCAGGTGGAGCACCCCGTGACCGAGATGACCACCGGCTTGGACCTGGTGCGCGAGCAGTTCCGCATCGCTGAGGGCCGCGAGCTGCACATCAAGGAAGATCCGAAGCCGCGTGGCCACGCCTTCGAGTTCCGTATCAACGGCGAGGACGCCGGCTCGAACTTCATGCCTGCCCCCGGCACTGTGGTGAAGTACCACGAGCCCTCCGGCCCGGGCGTGCGCATGGATTCCGGTATCACCCAGGGCTCCGTGATCGGCGGCCAGTTCGACTCCATGCTGGCTAAGCTCATCGTCTACGGAGAGACCCGCGAGGAAGCCCTCGAGCGCTCCCGCCGCGCACTCGCCGAGTACGTGGTGGAGGGCCTGCCCACCGTTCTTCCCTTCCACGCCCACATCGTGGAGAACCCCGCCTTCGTTGGCGATGGCGAGAGCTTCGATGTCTACACCAAGTGGATCGAAGAAGAGTGGGAGAACCCGATCGAGCCGTACGTGGATCCTGCCGATGCCGACGAGGACGAGGAGAAGCTGCCTTCCCAGAAGGTCGTGGTGGAGATCGACGGCCGCCGCGTAGAGGTGGCTCTGCCCGGCGATCTGTCCCTCGGCGGTGGCGCCGGCGGCGCCAAGAAGAAGGCCAAGAAGCGTCGCGCAGGCGGCGGCAAGAAGGCTGTCTCCGGTGACGCCGTCGTCGCCCCGATGCAGGGCACCGTGATCAAGGTGAACGTGGAAGAGGGCCAGGAAGTCAACGAAGGCGACACCGTGGTGGTGCTGGAGGCCATGAAGATGGAAAACCCCGTCAAGGCCCACAAGTCCGGCACCGTGGAGGGCCTCAGCGCCGAAACCGGCTCCGGCGTGTCCAAGGGCGAAGCGCTCATGGAAATCAAGTAGCCCTAAGCT from the Corynebacterium ciconiae DSM 44920 genome contains:
- a CDS encoding Maf family protein, with translation MKLVLGSSSPSRKGLLRAGGIDPLIHAPNVDEEAVLACHTGASAKDAVLALAEAKAQAVAPLYPEDVVVACDSMLLLDGKLQGKPKTVDRAVERWRQQRGKTAELLTGHCVVLPETAQPSGGDSIGTERVHHVECVRTLIRFGSPSDADIRAYAEGGEPLFCAGAFTLEAQGAWFIDSIEGDPSSVIGLSLPLVRRVLAEYGVDISSLWNRGDHAHN
- a CDS encoding DUF3151 domain-containing protein, which encodes MAINNLMAPQPVHLPADPAAERFGAQPQVSSAGLSVDSAAVEAAHEAVREYPSSSLAWSILAIDALDRGADVAAYAYARTGYHRGLDALRGSGWKGFGPVPHSHEPNRGVLYAIAALALAAQRIGETDEYERCAALLEDCDHEAAASLIV
- a CDS encoding alpha-keto acid decarboxylase family protein; translated protein: MAEQTTAPTAAERTYTVADYLFDRVAETPATDVFGVPGDFNLPFLDNILSHPSLRWVGNTNELNAGYCADAYARVRGFAAMVTTFGVGELSAINATAGSYAEYAPVLHIVGAPSRATQASGRKVHHTLGDGRFNHFFDMAAEVTCAQAWLTPANAAGEIDRVIRTMLTERRPGYLVLSPDVARAPIYRPDDEITAKRPAVSSRAAVEAFKDAAREFLAGKQTTILADLLVHRLGGWEHFKELIESTDLPYATLAWGKTLVDERSPRFAGVYAGAASKPAAKGAVENAERLITLGVEFTDNTTAGFSTNLDDARIIEVEAQQASVGGRAFAPIHIVDAMDALTEVLGEEGSAQAYPLGEFSAPEKQRAADDAPLEQNDLWTIASEWLPTDSIVIADQGTSFFGMADRHMPAGSMFIGQPLWGSIGYSVPAALGAGLADRSRRPVLLVGDGSALLTIQEVATMVREGLNPIVLVINNSGYTVERAIHGADQYYNDIPTTHWELIPAAFGGDESTTQVSRAATAGELKRALQDAEKASEKLALVEVITDRDDIPTLLAATTEALAKNARS
- a CDS encoding Cj0069 family protein, which translates into the protein MKKGIVVFEVEGGNDKQFNGHRKDTLPIVDAIKNKGWNAEVVYYRPEWSEQLFDYVSENFDAYISRVNPGNIPGGEKGYFNLLTKLSEEAGLVGMSTPEEMMAYGAKDALVKLASTDLVPDDTYAYYDVEEFHKTFPSSLSYGERVLKQNRGSTGSGIWRVQLEDKELSASIEPGTELPLDTKLKCTEAVDNHTEVRELGEFMDFCDQYIIGDNGMLVDMRFMPRIVEGEIRILLVGPHPVFVVHKKPAAGGDNFSATLFSGAKYSYDKPEEWQELIDMFADVRPVIAEKLGGDNIPLIWTADFMLDDATDGGDTYVLGEINCSCVGFTSELDMGIQEMVAEEAIKRVEAKHA
- a CDS encoding sulfurtransferase, yielding MPIPFDPNPVLADYAHPEKIVSASWLSARLGTPGLRVVESDEDTLLYDIGHVPGAVRIDWRTELNDPLIRDYITAEQFAELMRSKGISNDDTVVIYGDKSNWWAAYTFWVFTLFGHKDVRLLNGGRDAWMAEERDTSFVVPEYPRTNYEVPTRDDAPHRSLVAEVREKIGAATLIDVREPDEYTGAASNAAGYPADTVSRTGHIPTAINVPWNRAVYANSRFRSREELAELYADYDPDADTILYCRLGDRSAHSWFVLTYLLGFSNVRNYDGSWIEWGNMIGMPIVHGDKPGTLDDATSRHSTS
- a CDS encoding acetyl/propionyl/methylcrotonyl-CoA carboxylase subunit alpha translates to MTVEQKKITKVLVANRGEIAVRVIRAARDAGIPSVAVYAEPDAEAPFVALADEAFALGGSTSAESYLVFDKILCAAKKSGANAIHPGYGFLSENGDFAQAVIDAGLIWIGPSPQSINDLGDKVTARHIALRADAPMAPGTKEPVKDADEVVAFAEEHGLPIAIKAAFGGGGRGMKVAYKMEEVADLYESATREATAAFGRGECFVERYLDKARHVECQVVADMHGNVVVAGTRDCSLQRRFQKLVEEAPAPFLTDDQRTQLHESAKRICKEAGYYGAGTVEYLVGSDGLISFLEVNTRLQVEHPVTEMTTGLDLVREQFRIAEGRELHIKEDPKPRGHAFEFRINGEDAGSNFMPAPGTVVKYHEPSGPGVRMDSGITQGSVIGGQFDSMLAKLIVYGETREEALERSRRALAEYVVEGLPTVLPFHAHIVENPAFVGDGESFDVYTKWIEEEWENPIEPYVDPADADEDEEKLPSQKVVVEIDGRRVEVALPGDLSLGGGAGGAKKKAKKRRAGGGKKAVSGDAVVAPMQGTVIKVNVEEGQEVNEGDTVVVLEAMKMENPVKAHKSGTVEGLSAETGSGVSKGEALMEIK